One Nicotiana tomentosiformis chromosome 4, ASM39032v3, whole genome shotgun sequence genomic window carries:
- the LOC104090794 gene encoding uncharacterized protein, whose translation MASIKPSSRYADATFSSIDSSPSSSTDLTPQTHNHRNHHPSNISSRAVTRPQAPSTTRHNLGSLVKKFVEHKSGSSSSKLNQKGELKLADFVAEDLKKTAKRGTGLSALHKKLFKGVKREEGSEKKKALIEVKGNTRTLAMVLRSERELLSMNKEQENQIVELKLMLEEKNIEVEKLKDLCLKQREEIKSLKNSILFPDVMNSQLQEVLEKQGSELKQAKQLIPNLQRQVTSLTGQLQCLAVDLAEVKADKYSIRGCYDSLSSSPRTPDYDQEQAAYSLEFSSEPTIPGSPDDMLLKDLNPCLTPYSTKTKSKEFEFNSPDDKNLLKNNIQVYYETSYSYNSGASKVSKSSECCQRSKEAKSSVPAARRSDESKYTYRKQIHNKF comes from the exons ATGGCTTCAATCAAGCCATCTTCTCGCTATGCCGATGCCACTTTTTCTTCCATAGATTCTTCCCCCTCTTCCTCTACCGATCTAACTCCTCAAACCCACAACCACCGCAATCACCACCCCTCTAATATCTCCTCACGCGCTGTCACGCGCCCTCAAGCTCCATCCACTACGCGCCACAATTTAGGCTCTTTAGTCAAGAAATTCGTGGAGCACAAATCCGGGTCATCATCTTCTAAATTAAATCAGAAAGGAGAATTAAAACTGGCGGATTTTGTAGCAGAAGATTTGAAGAAGACGGCGAAAAGGGGTACTGGTTTGAGTGCTTTGCATAAGAAATTGTTTAAAGGAGTGAAAAGAGAAGAAGGTAGTGAGAAGAAAAAGGCGTTGATTGAAGTCAAAGGGAATACTAGGACTTTAGCTATGGTGCTTAGAAGTGAGAGGGAGCTGTTGAGTATGAATAAGGAGCAGGAGAAtcagattgttgagcttaaattgaTGCTTGAGGAGAAAAACATAGAG GTTGAGAAGTTAAAGGATTTGTGTTTGAAGCAGAGGGAAGAGATAAAGTCACTGAAAAACTCCATATTATTCCCAGATGTTATGAATTCTCAACTTCAGGAAGTTTTGGAAAAGCAAGGCTCAGAACTCAAGCAGGCAAAGCAGCTTATACCAAATCTCCAAAGGCAGGTCACTTCTCTTACAGGCCAACTACAGTGCCTTGCTGTTGATCTTGCCGAG GTTAAGGCAGATAAGTACTCTATAAGAGGGTGTTATGATTCTCTTAGTAGCTCCCCAAGGACACCAGATTACGATCAAGAACAAGCAGCGTATTCTCTG gaattcagttctgaaccCACAATTCCCGGAAGTCCAGATGACATGCTTCTCAAGGACTTAAATCCGTGCTTAACACCTTATTCTACCAAGACGAAGTCCAAG GAATTTGAGTTCAATTCTCCAGATGATAAGAACTTGCTTAAAAACAATATACAAGTGTACTATGAGACTAGCTACAGCTACAATTCTGGTGCAAGCAAAGTATCGAAAAGTTCAGAGTGTTGTCAACGTTCAAAGGAAGCGAAAAGTTCAGTTCCTGCAGCTCGCAGATCTGATGAAAGTAAATACACATACAGAAAGCAGATCCATAATAAGTTCTAA